A single window of Hymenobacter sp. APR13 DNA harbors:
- a CDS encoding NYN domain-containing protein, whose protein sequence is MNQINSPLIRVGVFYDGNYFLKISDYYYFQHERKARISLEGLHEFIRHQVAEEEDVDVRLSRIIDAHFFRGRLSATEARDKDRLFHDRLLDDILMNMSIATHYMPLKTRDGRLQEKGIDVWLSLEALELALHKSYDVVVLIAGDSDYVPLIKKLNTIGTRVMLLNWDFKYVDFKGEARVTRASQHLLEQATYPVQMHEIIDQGLADADELIETMFVNTPEPTPYPAAAKPVRPTGPTAAGPVGTVGISTIKNLKNGFGFVVMPPNNLFFSYADMAEGDFNELREGDWVEFTVGRNHRDEDCARNVRKVAAPAMEEGDEYDDEEHPQHESADSSEHL, encoded by the coding sequence ATGAACCAGATTAATAGCCCTCTGATTAGGGTCGGCGTCTTTTATGACGGCAATTATTTTTTGAAGATCAGTGATTACTACTACTTCCAGCATGAGCGTAAGGCCCGGATTAGCCTGGAAGGTCTGCATGAGTTTATCCGCCATCAGGTAGCAGAAGAAGAGGACGTGGACGTACGTCTGAGCCGCATCATTGACGCCCACTTCTTCCGCGGCCGGCTATCGGCCACGGAGGCGCGCGACAAGGACCGCCTGTTCCATGACCGGCTGCTCGACGATATTCTGATGAACATGAGCATTGCTACGCACTACATGCCCCTGAAAACGCGCGACGGCCGTCTGCAGGAAAAAGGCATCGACGTGTGGCTGAGCCTGGAGGCGCTGGAACTGGCCCTGCACAAAAGCTACGACGTAGTGGTGCTGATTGCCGGCGACTCCGACTACGTGCCGCTCATCAAGAAACTCAATACCATTGGCACGCGGGTAATGCTGCTCAACTGGGATTTCAAATACGTGGACTTCAAAGGCGAAGCCCGCGTGACGCGCGCCTCGCAGCACTTGCTGGAGCAGGCCACCTATCCGGTGCAGATGCACGAAATCATCGACCAGGGCCTGGCCGATGCCGACGAGCTGATCGAAACCATGTTTGTGAACACGCCGGAGCCTACGCCTTACCCGGCTGCTGCCAAGCCAGTGCGCCCCACCGGCCCCACGGCTGCCGGCCCAGTAGGCACGGTAGGAATCAGCACCATCAAGAACCTGAAAAACGGGTTCGGCTTCGTGGTGATGCCGCCAAACAACCTGTTCTTCAGCTACGCCGACATGGCCGAAGGCGACTTCAACGAACTGCGTGAAGGCGACTGGGTGGAATTCACGGTGGGCCGCAACCACCGCGACGAGGATTGCGCCCGCAACGTACGCAAAGTAGCCGCTCCCGCTATGGAAGAAGGCGACGAGTACGATGACGAGGAGCACCCCCAGCACGAGTCAGCCGATTCATCGGAGCACCTGTAG
- a CDS encoding metal-dependent hydrolase has translation MRGSSHLAIGLITGVAVAGLVPGIPFSPAGIALAGFSALAPDLDHPSSRLSKRLGFAQAYVRWAFVVVALLLAAYTHFMLPIGPDRRMGFTAALAFGLIGAAMQGDSTRRLALLFTGLCTVVAGLYTGFLWLSMLGCFVAIAPFTSHRSWTHTLWAAALWTYIGHLANQSLGWHGVALFAGGGYVSHLLADTLTKAGVKWLMPLQDTSFKIPLIRTGSPSGNMLEVTICVGYAMLVLGLVAGRIEF, from the coding sequence TTGCGCGGTTCTTCTCACCTGGCCATTGGCCTGATTACCGGCGTTGCCGTCGCGGGCCTGGTGCCCGGCATCCCCTTCTCCCCGGCCGGCATTGCGCTGGCCGGCTTCTCGGCCCTGGCTCCCGACCTCGACCACCCCAGCTCCCGCCTCAGCAAGCGCCTGGGCTTCGCGCAGGCCTATGTGCGCTGGGCCTTTGTAGTGGTGGCGCTGCTGCTGGCCGCCTACACCCACTTCATGCTCCCCATCGGCCCCGACCGGCGCATGGGCTTCACGGCGGCGCTGGCGTTCGGCCTCATCGGCGCGGCCATGCAGGGCGACTCTACGCGCCGGCTGGCGCTGCTGTTCACGGGCCTGTGCACGGTGGTGGCGGGGCTGTACACTGGTTTTCTGTGGCTGAGCATGCTGGGCTGCTTCGTGGCTATTGCGCCCTTCACCAGCCACCGCTCCTGGACGCACACGCTCTGGGCCGCCGCCCTCTGGACCTATATCGGCCACTTGGCCAACCAGAGCCTGGGCTGGCACGGCGTGGCGCTGTTTGCCGGTGGTGGCTACGTGTCGCACCTGCTGGCCGACACCCTCACCAAAGCCGGCGTGAAGTGGCTAATGCCGCTACAGGACACGTCGTTCAAGATTCCGCTGATCCGCACCGGCTCGCCCAGCGGCAACATGCTGGAGGTGACCATCTGCGTCGGATATGCCATGCTGGTATTGGGGCTGGTAGCAGGCAGAATTGAATTTTAG
- a CDS encoding transposase, translated as MAYGVLLFYQVECGWYVATHQHLPDGGGARTGKKNAQPTAAILDSQSVKNTATSTRHVGYDAGKRTKGRKRFFLVDTLGNLLACCVVGANCHDGATAARLWDALAVGNELLDRLQTVFVDGGFGRRFRQHLAQRGLQAQVPRGVVVDKGRFFIHARRWVVERSIAWAGTNRRLAKDYERKTQHATAWLCLANIRRLTKLT; from the coding sequence TTGGCCTACGGTGTACTACTATTTTACCAAGTGGAGTGCGGATGGTACGTGGCAACGCATCAGCACCTGCCTGACGGTGGAGGTGCGCGAACGGGCAAAAAAAACGCCCAGCCCACGGCCGCTATCCTCGACAGCCAAAGCGTGAAGAACACGGCTACCAGCACGCGCCATGTGGGCTACGACGCGGGCAAACGAACGAAGGGGCGCAAGCGCTTTTTCCTCGTGGACACGTTAGGCAACCTGCTGGCTTGCTGCGTGGTCGGGGCGAACTGCCACGACGGGGCCACCGCCGCCCGGCTGTGGGACGCGCTGGCGGTGGGCAACGAGCTACTCGACCGGCTGCAGACCGTGTTCGTGGACGGCGGCTTTGGTCGCCGCTTTCGCCAGCACTTGGCCCAACGCGGCCTGCAAGCTCAGGTGCCCAGGGGCGTAGTCGTGGATAAAGGCCGGTTTTTCATCCATGCTAGGCGCTGGGTGGTCGAACGTAGCATTGCCTGGGCCGGCACCAACCGCCGCTTAGCCAAAGACTACGAACGAAAAACCCAACACGCCACAGCTTGGCTCTGCCTGGCAAACATCCGACGACTTACCAAGCTAACTTAA
- the mfd gene encoding transcription-repair coupling factor, with product MKVTDLLKLYALDPTGMTLGARLNPATRHSLRPAATPEAPVRLHLRGLVGSQDAVLAAAVHQEYPDQHHLFILHDRDEAAYFLADLQHLLPDEEPLLFPTSYKRPYSFDETENANVLMRAEVLNKLNSHRGPKTTAEQEADDAADSAETDGQPKGKKRGKASAKETAGVLIVTYPEALFEKVINKKSLVANTFLVKVGDKLDVNFVSDMLAEYDFERSDFVYEAGQFAVRGGIVDIFSYANELPYRIELFGDEVETIRTFDPESQLSVEKRQQVSIIPNVQTKLLQETREAFLEFIPKNTAVWAKDVRQTLDVVDEYFDKAEAGFQELLAVAGGTQVVSKPAELFESAKTLRKLLEGFAVVEFGKRFHFKTGAEELQFSAKPQPSFGKDFNRIVKNLHDNQAKGYTNIIAAEQVRQADRLRTIFDELDNNVQFQHLLLGLREGFIDETLRLVVYTDHQLFERFYRAQETRKFSKKKALTLKELRTLVPGDYVVHQDYGIARFAGLTQVEINDRLQEAIRLVYRDDDVLTVSIHALHKIAKYSGAEGTPPTMSKLGSPEWENKKKSVKKKVKDIAAELIRLYAKRKTAPGHAFAHDSFMQAELESSFIYEDTPDQAKATEDVKRDMEVPHPMDRLVCGDVGFGKTEVAIRAAFKAVADGKQVAVLVPTTILAMQHYKTFRERLGNLPVTVEYVNRFKTTKQIKETLGRVADGKTDILIGTHRLTNKDVQFKDLGLLVIDEEQKFGVKTKDKLKEIKVNVDTLTLSATPIPRTLHFSLMGARDLSVIATPPPNRQPVQTELHVFDELLIRDTISRELKRGGQVFFVHNRVKDIEEQASMILRLVPDARVTYVHGQMDGDLLEKRMMKFVDGDYDVLVATTLIESGLDIANANTILINRAHMHGLSDLHQMRGRVGRSNKKAYCYLLTPPVAGLPSDARKRLSTLEEFSDLGAGFNVAMRDLDIRGAGNLLGGEQSGFINDLGFETYHQILDEAVQELKETEFRDLFLGDPNQRLQEAAGTGRPKECNIETDLQVLIPDRYVSSVSERLQLYSKLDRAKNAEELRKLLTGIVDRFGPLPAEVEQLADIVRLRWLACQTGFEKLTLKKNLLKGFIPATNNEPYFQGATFGNILSYVQTHPRSASMKERKEQLIISFEDVKSVQAAKRILSELVSEETVGV from the coding sequence TTGAAGGTCACCGATTTACTGAAGCTCTACGCCCTCGACCCCACCGGCATGACGCTGGGCGCGCGCCTGAACCCGGCCACCCGGCACTCCTTGCGGCCCGCGGCCACGCCCGAAGCGCCCGTGCGCCTGCACCTGCGCGGCCTCGTGGGTTCCCAGGATGCCGTGCTGGCCGCCGCCGTGCACCAGGAGTACCCCGACCAGCACCACCTGTTCATCCTCCACGACCGGGACGAGGCCGCCTACTTCTTGGCCGACCTGCAGCACCTGCTGCCCGACGAGGAGCCGCTCCTGTTCCCGACCTCCTACAAGCGCCCCTACAGCTTCGATGAGACGGAAAACGCCAACGTGCTGATGCGGGCCGAGGTGCTGAACAAGCTCAACTCGCACCGCGGCCCGAAAACCACCGCCGAGCAGGAAGCCGACGACGCAGCCGACTCTGCCGAAACCGACGGCCAGCCCAAAGGCAAGAAGCGTGGCAAGGCCAGCGCTAAGGAAACCGCCGGCGTGCTCATCGTGACGTACCCCGAGGCCCTGTTCGAGAAGGTTATCAACAAGAAAAGCCTCGTCGCCAACACCTTTCTGGTGAAGGTGGGCGACAAGCTGGACGTGAACTTCGTGAGCGACATGCTGGCGGAGTACGACTTTGAGCGGAGCGACTTTGTGTATGAGGCCGGCCAGTTTGCCGTGCGCGGCGGTATCGTGGATATTTTCTCGTATGCCAATGAGCTGCCCTACCGCATCGAGCTGTTCGGGGATGAGGTGGAGACAATTCGGACGTTTGACCCTGAAAGCCAGCTGTCGGTGGAGAAGCGGCAGCAGGTGAGCATCATCCCGAATGTGCAGACCAAGCTGTTGCAGGAGACGCGGGAGGCGTTTCTGGAGTTTATCCCGAAGAACACCGCCGTGTGGGCCAAGGACGTGCGCCAGACGCTGGACGTGGTGGACGAGTACTTCGACAAGGCCGAGGCGGGCTTCCAGGAGTTGCTGGCCGTGGCGGGCGGCACCCAGGTGGTGAGCAAGCCGGCCGAGTTATTTGAGTCGGCCAAGACGCTGCGCAAGCTGCTGGAAGGGTTTGCGGTGGTGGAGTTCGGCAAACGGTTCCACTTCAAGACCGGCGCGGAGGAGCTGCAGTTCAGCGCCAAGCCCCAGCCCAGCTTCGGCAAGGACTTCAACCGCATCGTGAAGAACCTGCACGACAACCAGGCCAAGGGCTACACCAACATCATTGCCGCCGAGCAGGTGCGCCAGGCCGACCGCCTGCGCACCATTTTCGACGAGCTGGACAACAACGTGCAGTTTCAGCACCTGCTGCTGGGCCTGCGCGAGGGGTTCATCGACGAAACGCTGCGCCTGGTCGTCTACACCGACCACCAGCTGTTCGAGCGGTTCTACCGGGCCCAGGAAACCCGCAAGTTCTCCAAGAAAAAGGCCCTCACCCTCAAGGAGCTGCGCACCCTGGTGCCCGGCGACTACGTGGTGCACCAGGACTACGGCATTGCCCGCTTTGCCGGCCTCACCCAGGTGGAAATCAACGACCGACTGCAGGAGGCCATCCGGCTGGTGTACCGCGACGACGACGTGCTGACCGTCAGCATCCACGCCCTGCACAAGATTGCCAAGTACAGCGGGGCCGAGGGCACGCCGCCTACCATGAGCAAGCTGGGCTCGCCGGAGTGGGAAAACAAGAAGAAGAGCGTCAAGAAGAAGGTGAAGGACATTGCGGCCGAGCTGATCCGGCTGTACGCCAAGCGCAAAACCGCGCCCGGCCACGCCTTCGCCCACGACTCCTTCATGCAGGCCGAGCTGGAATCGAGCTTTATCTACGAGGACACGCCCGACCAGGCCAAGGCCACCGAGGACGTGAAGCGCGACATGGAGGTGCCCCACCCCATGGACCGCCTCGTGTGCGGCGACGTGGGCTTCGGCAAGACGGAAGTGGCCATCCGGGCCGCCTTCAAGGCCGTGGCCGATGGCAAGCAGGTGGCCGTGCTGGTGCCCACCACCATTTTGGCCATGCAGCACTACAAAACCTTCCGGGAGCGGCTCGGCAACCTGCCCGTGACGGTGGAGTACGTCAACCGCTTCAAAACCACCAAGCAAATCAAGGAAACCCTGGGCCGGGTGGCCGACGGCAAAACCGACATCCTCATCGGCACCCACCGCCTCACCAACAAGGACGTGCAGTTCAAGGACCTGGGCCTGCTGGTGATTGACGAGGAGCAGAAGTTCGGGGTGAAAACCAAGGACAAGCTCAAGGAAATCAAGGTGAACGTGGACACGCTCACGCTCTCGGCCACGCCCATTCCGCGCACCCTGCACTTCTCGCTGATGGGCGCCCGCGACCTATCGGTGATTGCCACGCCCCCGCCCAACCGCCAGCCGGTGCAAACGGAGCTGCACGTGTTTGATGAGCTGCTGATTCGCGACACCATTTCGCGGGAGCTGAAGCGGGGCGGGCAGGTGTTTTTCGTGCACAACCGCGTGAAGGACATCGAGGAGCAGGCCAGCATGATTCTGCGCCTCGTGCCCGATGCCCGCGTGACCTACGTGCACGGCCAGATGGACGGCGACTTGCTGGAAAAGCGCATGATGAAGTTCGTGGACGGCGACTACGACGTGCTGGTAGCCACCACCCTCATCGAGTCGGGCCTCGACATTGCCAACGCCAACACCATCCTCATCAACCGCGCCCACATGCACGGCCTCAGTGACCTGCACCAGATGCGGGGCCGGGTGGGCCGCTCCAACAAAAAGGCCTACTGCTACCTGCTCACGCCCCCGGTGGCCGGTTTGCCCTCCGATGCCCGCAAGCGCCTAAGCACCCTCGAAGAATTCTCGGACCTGGGCGCGGGCTTCAACGTGGCCATGCGCGACCTGGACATCCGGGGCGCGGGCAACCTGCTGGGCGGCGAGCAGTCGGGCTTCATCAACGACCTGGGCTTTGAAACCTACCACCAGATTCTCGACGAAGCCGTGCAGGAGCTCAAGGAAACCGAGTTCCGCGACCTGTTCCTCGGCGACCCTAACCAGCGCCTGCAGGAAGCCGCCGGCACCGGCCGCCCCAAGGAGTGCAACATCGAAACCGACCTGCAGGTGCTCATTCCGGACCGTTACGTGAGCAGCGTCTCGGAGCGCCTGCAGCTCTACAGCAAGCTCGATCGGGCCAAAAACGCCGAGGAGCTGCGCAAGCTGCTCACCGGCATCGTGGACCGCTTCGGGCCGCTGCCCGCCGAGGTGGAGCAGCTCGCCGACATCGTGCGCCTGCGCTGGCTGGCCTGCCAGACCGGCTTCGAGAAGCTCACGCTCAAGAAGAACCTGCTCAAAGGCTTCATCCCGGCCACCAACAACGAGCCCTACTTCCAGGGCGCCACCTTCGGCAACATCCTCAGCTACGTGCAGACCCACCCGCGCTCCGCCTCCATGAAGGAGCGCAAAGAACAGCTCATCATCTCCTTCGAAGACGTGAAAAGCGTACAGGCCGCCAAACGGATTCTGAGCGAGCTGGTGAGTGAGGAAACGGTGGGGGTATGA
- a CDS encoding AAA family ATPase has protein sequence MNTELELSVTSSMISEIAPIVAYLKYIIKKKTSRPSRVLNLYERENPGAYSLLFIEEPEAHLHPEVQVMIMDFFTKIIGEKIKIVMTTHSNYMFNKLSNILLEDNINHERVGSYLMRMTPLGSVMDEEAMKAEEEGMEDNNFSDTAEKLYSERLRIYDKLDALKG, from the coding sequence ATGAATACTGAACTTGAGCTATCCGTAACGTCATCTATGATTTCGGAAATAGCTCCCATAGTAGCATATTTAAAATATATAATAAAGAAAAAAACATCAAGACCTTCAAGGGTACTTAATTTGTACGAAAGAGAAAATCCTGGAGCTTATAGCTTGCTCTTCATAGAAGAACCTGAGGCTCATTTACATCCAGAAGTTCAAGTGATGATTATGGACTTTTTCACTAAAATTATAGGCGAAAAAATAAAAATAGTCATGACAACACATAGTAATTATATGTTTAATAAATTAAGCAATATTCTACTAGAGGATAACATAAATCATGAAAGAGTTGGGTCTTATTTAATGAGAATGACCCCATTAGGCAGTGTAATGGATGAAGAAGCTATGAAAGCAGAAGAAGAAGGAATGGAAGATAATAATTTCTCTGACACTGCTGAGAAGTTGTACTCAGAAAGATTACGCATATATGACAAGTTGGATGCACTAAAAGGATAA
- a CDS encoding AAA family ATPase, whose product MKIELENFGPIKNFKFDLAKDLTVVFGKNNIGKSYAITCVYIMLKHMIGDSFTRSSFDILYFRRFYREKPNNSDIIIDKDIDKILVDSMFKLRDSQNSEVEITNVIETAFRHMVSDSITQNLERSFNNSFSSIDDLSNKYSNKGLSITMFYKDFDILIGVKDKHLVITELKLNNKIFIKKAKTNRAPLRNDQKTTLYVKSFNKENRNNYIEMILRYVIMNLFMSFRNEVSAVIDNVYFLPASRSGLYQALSTFSAVIAELSKSRNFLTNSIELPNISEPVSDYFLNLSNITSAKKQMKQVSKIATQIEQDILRGQVKFNQDSRRIFFCP is encoded by the coding sequence ATGAAAATAGAACTCGAAAACTTTGGTCCTATTAAAAATTTTAAATTTGATTTGGCAAAAGATTTAACTGTTGTGTTTGGCAAAAACAACATCGGTAAATCATATGCCATAACTTGTGTTTATATAATGTTAAAACATATGATAGGCGACTCATTTACAAGATCTTCTTTTGACATACTTTATTTTAGAAGATTCTACAGGGAAAAACCTAACAATTCAGACATTATTATCGATAAAGATATTGATAAGATACTTGTAGATTCTATGTTTAAATTGAGAGATAGTCAAAATTCAGAGGTTGAAATTACCAATGTTATTGAAACTGCATTTAGGCATATGGTATCTGATTCAATAACACAAAATCTAGAAAGATCTTTTAATAATTCATTCTCTTCTATCGATGATCTAAGTAACAAATATTCAAATAAAGGGCTATCGATTACTATGTTCTACAAAGATTTTGATATACTAATAGGTGTAAAAGACAAACATTTAGTTATTACTGAATTAAAACTTAATAATAAAATATTTATTAAAAAGGCAAAAACAAATAGAGCGCCTTTGAGAAATGATCAGAAAACCACACTTTATGTAAAGTCGTTTAATAAAGAAAATAGAAATAATTATATTGAAATGATTCTTAGATATGTTATAATGAATTTGTTTATGAGCTTTAGAAATGAAGTTTCGGCGGTTATAGATAACGTTTACTTTCTTCCTGCGTCAAGATCCGGATTGTATCAAGCATTAAGCACATTTAGTGCTGTAATTGCTGAGTTATCGAAGAGTAGAAATTTTTTAACTAACTCAATAGAGCTTCCTAATATATCTGAGCCTGTGTCTGATTATTTTTTAAATTTATCTAATATCACTTCTGCTAAAAAACAGATGAAGCAAGTTTCTAAAATAGCTACTCAAATTGAGCAAGACATACTTAGGGGGCAAGTTAAGTTCAATCAAGATTCAAGAAGAATATTTTTTTGCCCCTAA
- a CDS encoding DUF433 domain-containing protein, giving the protein MDYYAQISINPEVRFGRPCIAGTRISVADVLGWLGSGQTIPEILEDFPKLTQAQIQACLLYAADRERHLRIAG; this is encoded by the coding sequence ATGGACTACTACGCACAGATTTCTATCAACCCCGAAGTACGCTTCGGGCGGCCGTGCATTGCGGGCACGCGCATCAGCGTGGCGGATGTGTTGGGCTGGCTGGGCAGCGGCCAGACGATACCGGAGATTCTGGAGGACTTTCCGAAACTGACCCAGGCGCAGATTCAGGCCTGCCTGCTCTACGCCGCCGACCGGGAGCGGCACTTGCGCATTGCCGGATGA
- a CDS encoding ABC transporter ATP-binding protein produces the protein MSLLQVAGISVQESSHTALQDISFELPEGRRLAIAGETGAGKSTLLQVIAGLVQPTAGTVTFDGRRVHGPHDVLIPGHPGVAYLSQHSELPHSLRVEQVLRYASQRPAAEAEALYELCRIGHLLARRTDQLSGGERQRVALARLLLGAPRLLLLDEPFSNLDRAHKQQLKAVLEDIGAELDLTCILVSHDPTDTLAWAEELLVLQAGRLVQQGAPRQVYQQPANEYTAGLFGDYNLLTGALATALAQQAGLKPRRKPLLVRPEALQLHPEGPGLAGTVRAVRFMGSYSEVDVTLKGGHLTVKTAAPTLTPGEAVTVAASAAWYLG, from the coding sequence ATGAGCTTATTGCAGGTTGCGGGGATTTCGGTGCAGGAAAGCAGCCACACGGCGCTGCAGGACATCAGCTTTGAACTGCCGGAGGGGCGGCGGCTGGCCATTGCGGGCGAAACCGGGGCCGGCAAAAGCACTTTGCTGCAGGTGATTGCCGGACTGGTGCAGCCCACGGCCGGTACCGTTACGTTCGATGGGCGCCGCGTGCATGGGCCCCACGACGTGCTGATTCCGGGGCACCCGGGCGTGGCATATCTGTCGCAGCACTCCGAGCTGCCGCACTCGCTGCGGGTGGAGCAGGTGCTGCGCTACGCCAGCCAGCGGCCGGCCGCCGAAGCCGAGGCCCTGTACGAGCTCTGCCGCATCGGGCACCTGCTGGCGCGCCGCACCGACCAACTGTCGGGTGGCGAGCGGCAGCGCGTGGCGCTGGCCCGGCTGCTGCTGGGCGCCCCGCGCCTGCTGCTGCTCGACGAGCCCTTCTCCAACCTCGACCGCGCCCACAAGCAGCAGCTCAAGGCTGTGCTGGAGGACATCGGGGCCGAGCTGGACCTAACCTGCATCCTCGTCTCGCACGACCCCACCGACACGCTGGCCTGGGCCGAGGAGCTGCTGGTGCTGCAGGCGGGCCGGCTGGTGCAGCAGGGCGCGCCCCGGCAGGTATACCAGCAGCCCGCCAACGAGTACACCGCCGGCCTGTTCGGCGACTACAACCTGCTGACCGGGGCGCTGGCCACGGCGTTGGCGCAGCAGGCCGGCCTGAAACCCCGCCGCAAGCCGCTGCTGGTGCGGCCCGAGGCCCTGCAGCTCCATCCGGAGGGCCCGGGCCTGGCCGGTACCGTGCGGGCCGTGCGCTTCATGGGCAGCTACTCCGAAGTGGACGTAACCCTCAAAGGCGGCCACCTGACGGTAAAAACCGCCGCCCCCACCCTAACGCCCGGCGAGGCCGTGACGGTGGCCGCCTCGGCGGCGTGGTACCTGGGGTAG
- a CDS encoding DUF4136 domain-containing protein, whose amino-acid sequence MKITANIFLFLLTVLVGACSPSVAVQQRPGTDFSQYKTYDWATTEVKSASSANPIYKSSLNDQQIQSAINSELAKRGIRQATGRTKPDFYLTYHLYIEEAERTVTNPQPAGFAYPYSFAYRGRFLPINYGYFYSSPYYNAGTRTETFTEGTMILDFVDARSNNLVWRGSVADAVGNPGRIGEEFSKSAKDILDKFPVEKL is encoded by the coding sequence ATGAAAATCACTGCCAATATCTTCCTCTTTCTGCTTACCGTGCTGGTAGGCGCTTGCTCGCCCTCTGTGGCCGTGCAGCAGCGCCCCGGCACCGACTTCTCGCAGTACAAAACCTACGACTGGGCCACTACGGAGGTGAAATCGGCCAGCTCGGCCAACCCGATTTACAAGAGCAGCCTCAACGACCAGCAGATTCAGAGCGCCATCAATTCGGAGCTGGCCAAGCGCGGCATCCGGCAGGCCACGGGCCGCACCAAACCCGATTTCTACCTGACCTACCACCTCTACATTGAGGAGGCCGAGCGCACCGTAACCAACCCGCAGCCGGCCGGCTTCGCCTACCCCTACTCCTTTGCGTACCGGGGCCGCTTCCTGCCCATCAACTACGGCTACTTCTACTCGTCGCCGTACTACAACGCCGGCACCCGCACCGAAACCTTCACCGAAGGCACCATGATTCTGGACTTCGTGGATGCGCGCAGCAACAACCTGGTGTGGCGCGGCTCAGTGGCCGACGCCGTGGGCAACCCCGGCCGCATCGGCGAGGAATTCTCTAAATCGGCCAAGGACATCCTCGACAAGTTTCCGGTGGAGAAGCTGTAA
- a CDS encoding DUF1905 domain-containing protein yields the protein MPIELFIGDVTLERFPGKGGWTYAPLPATVAAPRSWFNQLRVSGQIDDFALENATLMPLGGGQLFLPVRAAIRKQIGKEAGDVVRLQLLCADEEAPLMVSEEDFTECLAEVPGALACYAQLPATARQAWVAWVAAAPTDEQKVARMETACQRLAAHSGPAPCLPSA from the coding sequence ATGCCTATCGAACTTTTCATCGGCGACGTGACGCTGGAACGGTTTCCCGGCAAGGGCGGCTGGACGTATGCGCCGCTGCCGGCCACGGTGGCGGCTCCCAGGTCGTGGTTCAACCAGCTGCGGGTAAGCGGGCAGATTGACGACTTCGCACTCGAAAACGCCACGCTGATGCCGCTGGGTGGGGGCCAACTGTTTCTGCCGGTACGCGCCGCCATCCGCAAGCAAATCGGCAAGGAAGCCGGCGACGTGGTGCGCCTGCAGCTGCTGTGCGCCGACGAAGAGGCGCCGCTCATGGTATCAGAAGAGGATTTCACGGAATGCCTAGCGGAAGTGCCGGGGGCGCTGGCCTGCTACGCACAGCTGCCCGCCACCGCTCGGCAGGCCTGGGTGGCGTGGGTGGCCGCCGCCCCCACCGACGAGCAGAAAGTAGCTCGCATGGAAACTGCCTGCCAGCGCCTAGCCGCTCACTCCGGCCCGGCACCCTGCTTGCCGTCCGCCTGA
- a CDS encoding SGNH/GDSL hydrolase family protein, with amino-acid sequence MSMLNSMRWLAVAAGLLLAAPGHSVAQSATVPPLNPAQWTQELRAFARQDSLTPPPRKPILFYGSSSIRKWETLRQDFPGRPVLNRGFGGSRFPDALYFFEKLVVAYQPRQVVLYEGDNDIGAGASAQEVFQSFLAFEQLMQQKLPKVPLVFLAIKPSPSRWALYPKVQEANRLIREYVAAHPKYLRYVDTATPLLGPNGKPQPQFYVSDSLHMTPAGYREWTRVVGKGLKK; translated from the coding sequence ATGTCTATGCTGAATTCGATGCGCTGGCTGGCCGTGGCCGCCGGCCTGCTGCTGGCCGCTCCCGGCCACAGTGTGGCCCAGTCGGCAACCGTGCCGCCCCTCAACCCCGCCCAGTGGACGCAAGAGCTGCGCGCCTTCGCCCGCCAGGACAGCCTCACGCCGCCACCGCGCAAGCCCATTCTGTTTTACGGAAGCTCGTCCATCCGCAAGTGGGAAACGCTGCGCCAGGATTTCCCGGGCCGCCCGGTGCTCAACCGCGGCTTCGGCGGCTCCCGCTTCCCCGATGCCCTCTACTTCTTCGAGAAGCTGGTGGTAGCCTACCAGCCCCGGCAGGTGGTGCTCTACGAAGGCGACAACGATATTGGGGCCGGCGCGTCGGCGCAGGAGGTGTTTCAGTCGTTTCTGGCGTTTGAGCAGCTGATGCAGCAGAAGCTGCCCAAGGTGCCGCTGGTGTTTCTGGCCATCAAACCCAGCCCCTCGCGCTGGGCGCTCTATCCCAAAGTGCAGGAAGCCAACCGCCTCATCCGCGAGTACGTGGCCGCCCACCCGAAATACCTGCGCTACGTGGATACCGCCACGCCGCTGCTGGGCCCCAACGGCAAGCCGCAGCCGCAGTTTTACGTGTCGGACAGCCTGCACATGACACCTGCCGGTTACCGGGAGTGGACGCGGGTAGTAGGGAAGGGGCTGAAGAAGTAG